In one window of Brachyhypopomus gauderio isolate BG-103 chromosome 16, BGAUD_0.2, whole genome shotgun sequence DNA:
- the LOC143478030 gene encoding olfactory receptor 52D1-like, translated as MENVSSILMFTLAQLDETMESRYMLLSLTALCYHFILLCNITIIVCIASDKGLHEPMYIFLCNLCVNSLYGTAGFYPKFMYDLLSQIPSISYSGCMFQIFVIYSSVLCDCSILTVMAYDRYVAICRPLEYYSEMTNIKIVKCIIFCWLAPLSSMGILVLLTSRLTLCGSNIGKPYCENWAVVKLACYSITVNNVIGYVVIIIYLGHAVFISVSYIQLIEKCRKSIEGRYKFMQTCMPHLLVLFNMIVASLFDALYSRYGSASFPQRVRNFLALEFLYIPPILNPIIYGLKLTKIRKKVIGLISSNNAVA; from the coding sequence ATGGAGAATGTTTCCAGCATATTAATGTTTACTCTAGCACAATTAGATGAAACAATGGAAAGCAGATATATGCTTTTGTCTTTGACTGCCTTGTGTtatcattttattttgctgtgtAATATCACTATAATTGTTTGCATTGCCTCAGATAAGGGGCTTCATGAACccatgtatatatttttatgtaACTTGTGTGTAAATTCGCTGTATGGCACTGCTGGCTTCTATCCTAAATTCATGTATGACTTACTGTCCCAAATTCCATCAATTTCATATTCAGGATGTATGTTTCaaatatttgttatttattcATCTGTTTTATGTGACTGTTCAATTTTAACAGTTATGGCATATGACAGGTATGTGGCAATATGTAGGCCTCTGGAGTACTACTCAGAAATGACAAATATCAAAAttgtaaaatgtattattttttgCTGGCTTGCGCCATTGTCTTCCATGGGTATTCTAGTGTTGTTAACATCAAGACTCACTCTGTGTGGATCAAATATTGGCAAGCCATATTGTGAAAACTGGGCAGTGGTTAAACTGGCTTGTTACTCTATAACAGTCAATAATGTGATTGGATATGTAGTTATTATCATATATTTGGGGCATGCAGTATTTATCTCGGTTTCATATATTCAGTTGATTGAAAAATGCAGAAAATCAATAGAAGGTAGGTACAAATTTATGCAAACATGCATGCCACACCTGCTTGTACTGTTCAATATGATAGTTGCATCGTTGTTTGATGCGCTTTACAGCAGATATGGTTCAGCATCTTTCCCTCAACGTGTGCGCAATTTTTTGGCCCTAGAATTTCTTTATATACCTCCAATTTTAAATCCCATTATATATGGACTAAAACTGACCAAAATCCGAAAGAAAGTAATTGGATTAATCTCCAGTAACAATGCTGTTGCATAA
- the LOC143478027 gene encoding olfactory receptor 52D1-like gives MENASSILMFTLVQLDETMENRYMLLSLTALCYHFILLCNITIIVCIASDKGLHEPMYIFLCNLCVNALYGTAGFYPKFMYDLLSQIPSISYSGCMFQIFVIYSSVLCDYSILTVMAYDRYVAICRPLEYYSEMTNIKIVKCIIFCWLAPLSSMGILVLLTSRLTLCGSNIGKPYCENWAVVKLACYSTTVNNVIGYVVIIIYLGHAVLILVSYIQLIEKCRKSIEGRYKFMQTCMPHLLALFNITVALLFDVLYSRYGSTSFPQSVRNFLALEFLFIPPILNPIIYGLKLTKIRKKLIGLISSNNAVA, from the coding sequence ATGGAGAATGCTTCCAGCATTTTAATGTTTACTCTAGTGCAATTAGATGAAACAATGGAAAACAGATATATGCTTTTGTCTTTGACTGCCTTGTGTtatcattttattttgctgtgtAATATCACAATAATCGTTTGCATTGCCTCAGATAAGGGGCTTCATGAACccatgtatatatttttatgtaACTTGTGTGTAAATGCGCTGTATGGCACTGCTGGCTTCTATCCTAAATTCATGTATGACTTACTGTCCCAAATTCCATCAATTTCATATTCAGGATGTATGTTTCaaatatttgttatttattcATCTGTTTTATGTGACTATTCAATTTTAACAGTTATGGCATATGACAGGTATGTGGCAATATGTAGGCCTCTGGAGTACTACTCAGAAATGACAAATATCAAAAttgtaaaatgtattattttttgCTGGCTTGCGCCATTGTCTTCCATGGGTATTCTAGTGTTGTTAACATCAAGACTCACTCTGTGTGGATCAAATATTGGCAAGCCATATTGTGAAAACTGGGCAGTGGTTAAACTGGCTTGTTACTCTACAACAGTCAATAATGTGATTGGATATGTAGTTATTATCATATATTTGGGGCATGCAGTATTGATCTTGGTTTCATATATTCAGTTGATTGAAAAATGCAGAAAATCAATAGAAGGTAGGTACAAATTTATGCAAACATGCATGCCACACCTGCTTGCACTGTTCAATATTACAGTTGCATTGTTGTTTGATGTGCTTTACAGCAGATATGGTTCAACATCTTTCCCTCAAAGTGTACGCAATTTTTTGGCCCTAGAATTTCTTTTTATACCTCCAATTTTAAATCCCATTATATATGGACTAAAACTGACCAAAATCCGAAAGAAGTTAATTGGATTAATCTCCAGTAACAATGCTGTTGCATAA